GCAATATGATTGCCATGCTTGGTAATGCCAAGAGAACTGTCTTTTTCACCAGATTGGTACCTTCCTGGATCAATGCCAACAAACGCATCAATTTGAGCTGAAGTGCTAAACCGTCTTAGATCACCGAGCTCTGCTACTAATCTCACTGCTGTAATTCTAGCAACCCCTGGGATACTCAAATAGATGGATAAAGCACGAGCGTTTACTGCTTTAGCCAGCTTTTCCATGTAGTTAATTACATAGTCGCGTTCTTGCTGGAGTGAAAACAAATTAGAAATGTTCCTTTGAATAGCTCTAACGATAATACTATCTTTGGAATCATAAGGATAAGCTTCTCTAGCAAAAGCGTATAATCTTGTGGTTAAGTACCGTGCCCTTTGTTGTCCTATTCCAGAAATAGAATTAAGCATTTGAGTTACCTGTGTCTCATTCTTTTCTAGAACATATCCAGCATGTGGGAAAAGACTAACAAGCGCCCAATAAATTCTGCCAGATGGATGAGACAGTATTTCTTCAATTTGTGGGAAAGTGGATTGGAGGTTGCGGTGCAATTGATTTTTAGTAGTAACTATACTCCTAGTAAGTTCTTCATAATAGCGACTGGCATTCTGAAGTTCATGATACTCTCTGGGCTGTGGATCACGCAGCTTTTGCGGGGCATTAAATTGAATTAAAGCCAGGCGATAAGCATCTACCTTATCAGTTTTATTATGGCGTAAATTATTGTCCATTAGCTTTTTCGCTTTAAGCGGATTAAGCTTCAAATACTTAATATGATAATCCTCTAAGAAAGCTTGCAGGCTTAGAGAATAAACACCAGTAGCTTCGAAAACAACTAAAGGAGTTATCAAATATTGGTTCAGTTGCTCATAAAGTTTTTGATAGCCAAAGGAATCATTAGAGATTCTAAAAGATTCGCCTTGTTTGATCCGGTCATTAACCACACAAACTGTGGAAGATTTACTGCTAACATCAATACCGAAAATAATTTGTGATTCCATAATATAACCTCCGCTGTGAAGATAAACCTCTTTATCAACCTATTAATTCTAATTTTCTAAAC
This is a stretch of genomic DNA from Lactobacillus crispatus. It encodes these proteins:
- a CDS encoding IS110 family transposase — protein: MMESQIIFGIDVSSKSSTVCVVNDRIKQGESFRISNDSFGYQKLYEQLNQYLITPLVVFEATGVYSLSLQAFLEDYHIKYLKLNPLKAKKLMDNNLRHNKTDKVDAYRLALIQFNAPQKLRDPQPREYHELQNASRYYEELTRSIVTTKNQLHRNLQSTFPQIEEILSHPSGRIYWALVSLFPHAGYVLEKNETQVTQMLNSISGIGQQRARYLTTRLYAFAREAYPYDSKDSIIVRAIQRNISNLFSLQQERDYVINYMEKLAKAVNARALSIYLSIPGVARITAVRLVAELGDLRRFSTSAQIDAFVGIDPGRYQSGEKDSSLGITKHGNHIARKILYRVIIQMETVKATQPCHITDYYDKKKRSSNSQGYKKIAIASVHKLIRTMFALIKHDQLYDYNIATKNKRL